One Methylosarcina fibrata AML-C10 DNA segment encodes these proteins:
- a CDS encoding hydrogenase maturation protease, which yields MPKPMLLFACGNPSRGDDALGPLLLDYVEAHCDLGDVELLADFQWQIEHALDLENRMLVLFVDASVAAAGPFDFIELEPAEAIHYTSHALSPAALMAVYREVNKQSPPPCFLLGIRGEAFELGADLSETARHNLIQSRRFVAQLLSRPDPADWRRLRPEAGR from the coding sequence ATGCCTAAGCCGATGTTGTTGTTCGCTTGCGGTAATCCCAGCCGGGGCGATGACGCATTAGGACCGCTTCTGCTGGACTACGTCGAAGCGCATTGCGATCTTGGCGACGTCGAGCTGCTCGCCGATTTTCAGTGGCAGATCGAACACGCTCTGGACCTGGAAAACCGGATGTTGGTGTTATTTGTGGACGCGTCCGTAGCCGCGGCCGGCCCCTTCGATTTTATCGAGCTGGAGCCTGCCGAGGCGATCCACTACACCAGCCATGCATTGAGTCCTGCCGCGCTGATGGCGGTGTACCGGGAAGTCAACAAACAATCTCCGCCGCCCTGCTTTCTGCTCGGCATCCGGGGAGAAGCGTTCGAATTGGGCGCGGATTTGAGCGAAACCGCCCGGCACAATCTGATACAAAGCCGGCGCTTCGTCGCGCAGTTGTTAAGCCGTCCCGACCCTGCCGATTGGCGGCGGCTTCGTCCGGAGGCCGGCCGGTAA
- the coxB gene encoding cytochrome c oxidase subunit II: protein MARISDLLSAAFIAAPVSSTAADGPLNYFLHSYGPASEPIMHLGWVITALMALILLIIALLLLGALYRKRPAAEANAVIGPEKNDLLWVTVGTGISSGILFVLLIYVLITLNSVAKPGRAPALALTVTGYDWWWKVEYEDSDSGRRIVTANEVHIPVGRPVLIRLKSADVIHAFWVPVLAGKTQMIPGLANQQWLQADAPGVYRGQCTQYCGAQHAHMDFEIVAESPSDFQKWLERQRQTAAPVTGGIAESGQKLFGDNCAGCHSVRGTQAQGKHGPDLTHLNSRRLIAAGLLANTPENRMKWIAHVQELKPGARMPDFAFSDEEAAALAAFLSTLD from the coding sequence ATGGCTCGAATCTCTGACTTGCTTTCGGCGGCGTTCATCGCCGCGCCGGTTTCCTCTACTGCGGCTGACGGCCCGCTTAACTATTTTCTGCACAGCTACGGCCCCGCTTCTGAGCCGATCATGCACCTGGGTTGGGTCATCACGGCGCTGATGGCCTTGATTTTGCTGATCATCGCGTTGCTTCTGCTCGGCGCGTTGTACCGGAAACGTCCGGCCGCGGAAGCGAATGCCGTGATCGGCCCCGAAAAAAACGACCTGTTGTGGGTTACGGTCGGCACCGGGATTTCTTCAGGAATTCTGTTCGTTTTGCTGATCTACGTCCTGATCACGCTGAATTCGGTCGCTAAACCCGGCCGCGCCCCGGCGCTGGCGTTGACGGTCACCGGTTACGACTGGTGGTGGAAAGTCGAGTATGAAGACAGCGATTCCGGCCGGCGCATCGTCACCGCCAACGAAGTCCATATTCCGGTCGGCCGGCCGGTGCTGATCCGGCTGAAAAGCGCGGACGTCATCCACGCCTTTTGGGTCCCGGTGTTGGCCGGAAAGACCCAGATGATTCCCGGCCTGGCCAATCAGCAATGGCTCCAGGCGGACGCGCCGGGCGTTTACCGGGGACAATGCACGCAATACTGCGGCGCGCAGCACGCCCACATGGATTTCGAGATTGTCGCCGAGAGTCCGTCCGATTTTCAAAAATGGCTGGAACGTCAGCGGCAAACGGCGGCTCCCGTTACCGGGGGCATAGCGGAGTCGGGGCAAAAGCTGTTCGGAGACAATTGCGCCGGCTGCCATTCGGTACGAGGGACCCAGGCTCAGGGCAAGCACGGTCCCGATTTGACGCATCTGAACTCGCGCCGCCTGATCGCCGCCGGCTTGCTGGCCAATACGCCCGAAAACCGGATGAAATGGATTGCCCATGTTCAGGAACTGAAACCTGGAGCACGAATGCCCGATTTCGCGTTTTCGGACGAGGAAGCCGCCGCATTAGCGGCCTTTTTATCGACACTTGACTGA
- the ctaD gene encoding cytochrome c oxidase subunit I, producing MTGIAHSSPRLELSRIPEMGSAPAGSPEQVRLAELWETAPGWRGWLSTVDHKEIGLRYLVTAFIFLLMGGIEALIMRVQLAGPDQTLLSPDQYNQLFTMHGITMIFLYALPVLSGFSNYLWPLMLGSRDMAFPRLNALSYWIFLFAGMFLYASFPLGQAPDVGWFNYVPASSREYDPGPNIDVYALGMVLLGISTTVGAINFIVTLFRLRAPGMSIDRVPILVWGTLTASVANVFAVPSVSLAFFLLWLDRHAGMHFFDVLNGGQPLLWQHLFWMFGHPWVYVVVLPAMGIVSDALPTFCRRPLVGYAAVALSTMATMLLGFGVWIHHMFATGLPTLAQSFFGATSMVISIPSAVAVFAWLATIWLGRPVFNTPSLFFFGFVLLFVIGGLSGVMTAAVPFDYQLNETYFVVAHLHYVLIGINVFPVVGGIHYWFPKFFGRMMNETWGRWSFWFMFLGFNLGFFPMHVAGLLGMPRRIYTYPPEMGWNTVNLITTVGSFVFAVGILIFLVNLIVSLKRGAPASANPWDAPTLEWATPSPPPPYNFAVIPVIASRHPLWEDRLNEGTGRSSLERGYLLMEGRETLGTTPLDARPDIILKMPDDSYAPFFLGLFSSLLFVGLLLDWRLFTAAMIVGAGLSLIAWMWPSNRLLQRVPSGRTAIQGGGRG from the coding sequence ATGACCGGTATCGCACACAGTTCACCTAGGCTTGAACTTTCCCGAATACCCGAAATGGGCAGCGCTCCCGCCGGCTCTCCCGAACAAGTCCGGCTCGCCGAATTGTGGGAAACCGCGCCCGGCTGGCGCGGCTGGTTGTCTACGGTCGATCACAAGGAGATCGGCCTGCGTTATCTGGTCACCGCCTTCATTTTTTTGCTGATGGGCGGCATCGAAGCGTTGATCATGCGCGTGCAATTGGCAGGCCCCGATCAAACCCTGCTGAGCCCCGACCAGTACAATCAGCTTTTTACGATGCACGGCATCACGATGATTTTTCTGTACGCGCTGCCGGTGTTGTCGGGGTTTTCCAATTATCTGTGGCCCTTGATGCTGGGCTCGCGGGACATGGCGTTTCCGCGGCTGAATGCGCTGTCCTACTGGATTTTTCTGTTTGCCGGAATGTTTCTCTACGCCAGTTTTCCCCTGGGGCAGGCTCCCGACGTCGGCTGGTTCAACTATGTGCCGGCCTCAAGCCGGGAATACGATCCGGGGCCCAATATCGACGTGTACGCGCTCGGCATGGTCTTGCTGGGCATTTCGACCACGGTCGGAGCAATCAATTTCATCGTGACGCTGTTTCGCCTGCGGGCTCCGGGAATGTCGATCGACCGGGTGCCGATCCTGGTCTGGGGCACGCTGACCGCTTCGGTGGCGAACGTCTTTGCCGTGCCTTCGGTGAGCCTTGCGTTTTTTCTGCTCTGGCTGGACCGGCATGCGGGAATGCATTTCTTCGATGTGCTCAACGGCGGCCAACCTTTGTTGTGGCAGCACTTGTTCTGGATGTTCGGACATCCCTGGGTCTACGTGGTCGTGCTGCCGGCGATGGGTATCGTTTCCGACGCGCTGCCCACTTTTTGCCGGCGCCCCCTGGTCGGCTATGCCGCGGTGGCGCTGTCGACGATGGCGACCATGCTGCTGGGCTTCGGCGTCTGGATTCACCACATGTTCGCCACCGGCCTGCCGACGCTCGCGCAGTCGTTTTTCGGAGCCACCAGCATGGTCATTTCCATTCCGAGCGCGGTGGCCGTATTCGCCTGGCTGGCGACCATCTGGCTGGGCAGGCCGGTGTTCAATACGCCGTCTCTCTTTTTTTTCGGTTTTGTCCTGCTGTTCGTGATCGGCGGTCTGTCCGGCGTGATGACGGCGGCCGTGCCGTTCGATTATCAGTTGAACGAGACCTATTTCGTCGTCGCCCACCTGCATTATGTGCTGATCGGCATCAACGTCTTTCCGGTCGTCGGCGGCATCCATTACTGGTTTCCAAAGTTCTTCGGCCGCATGATGAACGAAACCTGGGGGCGGTGGAGCTTCTGGTTCATGTTCCTCGGCTTCAATCTCGGCTTTTTTCCGATGCACGTGGCCGGGCTTCTGGGCATGCCCAGGCGGATTTACACCTATCCGCCCGAGATGGGCTGGAACACGGTCAACCTGATCACCACGGTGGGATCGTTCGTCTTTGCCGTCGGGATCCTGATTTTTCTGGTCAACCTGATCGTCAGCCTGAAGCGCGGCGCTCCTGCGTCCGCCAATCCGTGGGATGCGCCGACCTTAGAATGGGCGACGCCGTCGCCGCCGCCGCCTTACAATTTTGCCGTGATTCCGGTCATCGCCAGCCGCCATCCGTTATGGGAAGACCGTCTTAACGAGGGGACCGGCCGTTCCAGCCTGGAGAGAGGGTATCTGCTGATGGAAGGACGGGAAACGCTCGGCACGACCCCGCTGGACGCGAGGCCCGACATCATCCTGAAAATGCCGGACGACTCGTATGCGCCGTTCTTTCTGGGGTTGTTCAGCTCGCTTCTGTTCGTGGGCCTCTTGCTGGACTGGCGCCTGTTCACCGCGGCCATGATCGTTGGAGCCGGCCTGTCGCTGATCGCGTGGATGTGGCCGAGCAACCGATTGCTGCAACGCGTGCCGAGCGGCCGGACGGCCATTCAAGGAGGCGGCCGTGGCTGA